A window from Candidatus Omnitrophota bacterium encodes these proteins:
- a CDS encoding histone deacetylase, with translation MLTEKPQKLPVVYSDLYYVDIGDHVFPTSKYKILKKRIESDEFVGERCELVEPEPVTDEEVLSVHTKDYIDKLRTGNLSVDEIVMMEVPYSVELTKASFTTCGGTLTTARRALRSRAAVHLGGGFHHAFADHGEGFCVLNDVAVTVKALQNEGVIKRGLIIDCDLHQGNGTAFIFQDDPTVFTFSMHQQNNYPYHKPASDVDIGLADFTKDSEYLGYLYDRAPKIINTFKPDIIIYLAGADPFKGDQLGRLSITKDGLRERDNFIFTQALNYGIPVAVTLAGGYAVNREDTVDIHYATVEEGVNIFTGEK, from the coding sequence ATGTTGACAGAAAAACCGCAGAAATTACCTGTTGTTTATTCGGACCTTTATTACGTGGACATCGGCGATCACGTGTTTCCCACGTCAAAGTACAAGATCCTGAAAAAGCGCATAGAGTCGGATGAGTTCGTGGGCGAAAGATGCGAATTGGTTGAGCCCGAACCTGTTACCGATGAAGAGGTGCTTAGTGTACACACCAAAGATTATATCGATAAACTCAGGACCGGTAATTTAAGCGTTGATGAAATCGTAATGATGGAGGTCCCGTATTCGGTTGAGCTGACAAAAGCTTCGTTCACCACTTGCGGCGGGACGCTCACCACGGCACGCCGTGCGCTGAGATCAAGGGCTGCGGTGCATCTTGGCGGCGGTTTTCATCATGCTTTTGCCGATCATGGCGAGGGTTTCTGCGTGCTGAATGATGTCGCAGTGACCGTTAAAGCGCTTCAAAACGAGGGAGTTATCAAAAGAGGCCTTATAATTGATTGCGACCTTCATCAGGGTAACGGCACGGCTTTCATCTTTCAGGATGACCCGACGGTTTTCACATTTTCCATGCATCAGCAGAACAATTATCCTTATCACAAGCCCGCCAGTGATGTGGACATAGGTCTGGCTGATTTTACGAAAGACAGTGAATATCTGGGGTATCTGTACGACCGGGCCCCGAAGATCATAAACACCTTCAAGCCGGATATAATAATTTACCTGGCCGGTGCGGACCCTTTCAAGGGCGATCAGCTGGGCAGGCTTTCCATCACGAAAGATGGTCTTAGGGAAAGGGACAATTTTATCTTTACCCAGGCCCTGAATTATGGCATTCCCGTTGCGGTAACGCTGGCCGGAGGCTACGCCGTTAACCGGGAAGATACCGTAGACATACATTACGCTACCGTCGAAGAAGGCGTAAATATCTTTACAGGAGAAAAATGA
- the uvrA gene encoding excinuclease ABC subunit UvrA, with translation MGKENIYIKGAREHNLKNINVQIPRDVMCVITGLSGSGKSSLAFDTLYAEGQRRYVESLSSYARQFIEQLQKPHMDYIEGLSPTISIEQRSGGRNPRSTVGTQTEIYDYLRVLFSRIGVQHCPNCGKEITSQSSQQIVDRILSLPEGSRILILAPLVRGRKGEHVEIMKNARKEGLIRVRLDGNITDIGDSIPRLNKKVKHTIEAVVDRLVVKQGIRSRLSDSVEIALKLGEGIIIVAPAEKGQKGLPRDILFSEQNACVECGISFEKLAPRNFSFNSPYGACPACNGLGNKMEIDLDLLIPDKSEPLLKAVVPWKRGGKGIVLHYRRQLRKLARYWGFDYDQPFEDLSAKQKELVLYGDDETGFEGVVPNLERRFQHSESDFIKEMISKFMSVQPCPQCKGQRLRAESLNVFIGGKNIADVSSMSIIQARKYFSKLELGPMKKKIAEESLKEIQSRLDFMVNVGLDYLTLDRKSNTLSGGEDQRIRLATQIGAGLVGVLYVLDEPSIGLHQRDNQKLLDTLFALRDLGNTLVVVEHDEATIRRADHIIDLGPGAGEHGGRIVAEGKLEDILKSERSLTGKYLRGDYKIEVPEFRRKSAKNRRLKIVGAAEHNLRNIDVPIPLGVFNCVTGVSGSGKSTLVDEILYRALAKKFYRSKLRPGKHKRINGLQNIDKVIVIDQSPIGRTPRSNPATYTGAFDPIRKLFSSLPESRMRGYKPGRFSFNVKGGRCEACQGDGVKKIEMHFLPDVYVQCQVCDGKRFNDQTLEIRYKGYTISDILEMSVEEALSVFENIPSISNKLITLNDVGLGYIRLGQPATTLSGGEAQRVKLSTELSKTATGRTLYILDEPTTGLHFADIHKLLDVLHALVSTGNTVLVIEHNLDVIKSADNIIDLGPEGGDKGGRLVATGTPEDIAQNKSSYTGKYLKKVL, from the coding sequence ATGGGAAAAGAAAATATATATATCAAAGGGGCCCGGGAGCACAATCTCAAGAACATCAATGTTCAGATACCAAGAGACGTTATGTGTGTTATTACCGGGCTTTCCGGCTCCGGCAAATCGTCCCTTGCCTTTGACACCCTATATGCGGAAGGGCAGAGACGTTATGTGGAGTCCCTGTCTAGTTACGCAAGACAGTTCATCGAACAACTGCAAAAACCTCACATGGATTACATAGAGGGTCTTTCTCCGACCATAAGTATCGAACAAAGATCGGGGGGGCGTAACCCCAGGTCCACGGTGGGGACGCAAACCGAGATATACGATTATCTCAGGGTTCTTTTTTCCAGGATAGGCGTGCAGCATTGCCCCAATTGCGGCAAGGAGATCACAAGCCAGAGCTCGCAGCAGATAGTGGACCGCATCCTGTCACTGCCCGAAGGGTCCAGGATCTTGATCCTTGCTCCTCTTGTAAGGGGTAGAAAGGGCGAACATGTAGAGATAATGAAGAACGCCCGGAAAGAGGGGCTGATAAGAGTAAGGCTCGACGGGAATATCACGGATATAGGCGATAGTATACCTCGTCTGAACAAAAAGGTGAAACATACGATCGAAGCCGTTGTGGACCGTCTGGTGGTAAAACAGGGGATACGCTCAAGGCTTTCAGATTCGGTGGAGATAGCTCTTAAACTGGGCGAGGGCATTATCATTGTAGCCCCGGCGGAAAAAGGCCAGAAAGGACTGCCCCGGGATATCCTTTTCAGCGAGCAGAACGCGTGCGTAGAATGCGGGATAAGTTTTGAAAAACTCGCGCCGAGGAATTTTTCTTTCAACAGTCCTTACGGGGCATGTCCGGCGTGCAATGGTCTGGGCAATAAAATGGAAATAGATCTGGATTTGCTCATCCCGGATAAGTCAGAACCATTGTTAAAGGCCGTTGTTCCGTGGAAACGCGGCGGGAAGGGGATCGTGCTTCATTACCGCAGGCAGCTCAGAAAGCTGGCCCGTTACTGGGGATTTGATTATGACCAGCCTTTTGAGGACCTCTCCGCCAAGCAGAAAGAACTGGTCCTGTACGGTGATGATGAGACAGGCTTCGAAGGTGTCGTCCCGAACCTTGAGCGCAGGTTCCAGCATTCAGAAAGTGACTTTATCAAAGAAATGATAAGCAAATTCATGTCAGTTCAGCCGTGTCCGCAGTGCAAAGGCCAGAGACTCAGGGCCGAATCGCTGAATGTATTCATAGGCGGGAAGAATATAGCCGATGTGAGCAGTATGTCCATAATCCAGGCAAGGAAATATTTTTCAAAGCTTGAACTGGGACCCATGAAGAAGAAGATCGCCGAGGAATCACTCAAAGAAATACAGTCGAGACTTGATTTCATGGTCAATGTGGGTCTTGATTATCTTACTCTTGACAGGAAGAGTAATACCCTTTCGGGGGGTGAGGACCAGCGGATCCGTCTGGCGACGCAGATAGGCGCCGGGCTGGTGGGAGTTTTGTACGTTTTGGATGAACCCAGCATCGGATTGCACCAGAGGGACAATCAGAAACTTTTAGATACACTTTTCGCCCTGCGCGACCTGGGGAACACTCTTGTGGTGGTAGAACATGATGAGGCCACGATCAGGCGAGCTGACCACATTATAGATCTTGGTCCCGGGGCCGGGGAACACGGGGGCAGGATAGTCGCGGAGGGAAAACTGGAGGATATACTCAAGTCCGAAAGATCTCTCACCGGCAAGTATTTGCGGGGAGATTACAAGATAGAGGTGCCGGAGTTCCGGCGCAAAAGTGCTAAGAACAGAAGGCTTAAGATCGTCGGTGCCGCTGAACATAATCTACGGAACATAGACGTGCCGATACCCCTTGGAGTATTCAACTGTGTCACAGGGGTTTCAGGTTCCGGAAAAAGCACCTTGGTCGACGAGATACTCTACCGTGCCCTGGCCAAGAAGTTCTACCGGAGTAAGCTGAGGCCCGGGAAGCATAAAAGGATCAATGGTCTGCAGAATATCGACAAGGTCATCGTTATAGACCAGTCGCCGATCGGAAGGACCCCCAGGTCCAACCCAGCCACATACACCGGCGCTTTTGACCCCATACGCAAGCTTTTCAGCTCGCTACCTGAATCAAGGATGCGCGGCTATAAACCGGGCAGATTTAGTTTCAATGTAAAAGGCGGAAGGTGCGAAGCCTGCCAGGGGGACGGGGTCAAAAAGATAGAGATGCATTTTTTGCCAGATGTCTACGTGCAATGCCAGGTTTGTGACGGCAAACGCTTTAATGACCAAACGTTAGAGATCAGATATAAAGGCTACACCATTTCCGATATACTCGAGATGAGCGTCGAAGAAGCCCTAAGCGTATTCGAGAACATACCTTCTATAAGCAATAAGCTGATCACGCTGAACGATGTGGGCCTTGGGTATATCCGACTGGGGCAGCCGGCAACTACCTTGTCCGGGGGTGAAGCGCAGAGGGTAAAACTCTCGACGGAACTTTCCAAGACCGCAACGGGCAGGACTTTGTATATTCTTGACGAGCCAACAACCGGGCTCCACTTCGCTGATATACACAAGTTGCTTGATGTTCTTCATGCTCTTGTATCGACTGGCAATACCGTTCTTGTCATAGAACACAACCTTGATGTTATTAAATCCGCTGATAATATAATAGATCTGGGACCGGAAGGCGGAGATAAGGGAGGCAGGCTCGTCGCAACCGGAACTCCAGAGGATATAGCTCAAAATAAAAGCTCTTATACCGGTAAATATCTAAAAAAAGTCCTTTAA
- a CDS encoding response regulator, with product MDNRKRILICDDEEGIRESLKLILEDSFELDFASSGNEAVRKIQDGKFDGMILDIKMPAKDGLETLEEVRKVSPDTRVIIATGYQSVETASKAVKLGAIDYITKPFESEEVLKKAEKF from the coding sequence ATGGACAACCGTAAAAGAATTTTGATATGTGACGATGAAGAAGGCATAAGAGAATCTCTTAAACTGATCCTTGAAGATTCTTTTGAACTGGACTTCGCTTCTTCCGGCAACGAAGCCGTGAGGAAAATACAGGATGGGAAATTCGACGGTATGATACTAGACATCAAAATGCCGGCCAAAGATGGACTGGAAACATTGGAGGAAGTCAGGAAAGTTTCCCCTGACACCAGAGTGATCATCGCTACCGGCTACCAGAGTGTTGAAACAGCCTCTAAGGCAGTAAAATTGGGGGCTATAGACTATATCACCAAACCCTTTGAAAGCGAAGAAGTATTGAAGAAAGCGGAAAAGTTTTAA
- a CDS encoding cupin domain-containing protein, protein MIISKMCCILLVILPQQRKEIHMKIGKSIRHLRKEKGMTLEELAEKSGVALATLSRMENDKMTGTLDSHNRICKALNTSLAELYREVEEESKTIETVPKKRRTEHFMHSKKARYELLVETAMDKKIMPLMIRISSGGETQKEKNKPGVEKFVYMISGTIEATVGSDSYALKNGDSLYFDASLSHSFKNKSKTDAEAICIISPPAL, encoded by the coding sequence TTGATAATAAGCAAAATGTGCTGTATATTATTGGTAATATTGCCGCAACAGCGAAAGGAGATACATATGAAGATCGGAAAAAGCATCCGTCATCTAAGAAAAGAAAAAGGCATGACGCTCGAAGAACTCGCCGAAAAAAGCGGAGTCGCCCTCGCTACCTTAAGCCGCATGGAAAACGATAAGATGACAGGCACGCTCGATTCACATAACAGGATCTGCAAGGCCCTCAACACTTCCCTCGCGGAACTTTACCGGGAAGTCGAGGAAGAATCAAAAACCATCGAAACGGTTCCGAAGAAACGACGTACAGAACACTTCATGCATTCGAAAAAAGCCAGATATGAACTTCTCGTTGAAACCGCGATGGACAAAAAGATCATGCCCCTTATGATCAGAATATCCAGCGGCGGCGAGACTCAGAAAGAAAAGAATAAGCCCGGTGTCGAAAAATTCGTATACATGATCAGCGGAACAATAGAAGCAACCGTAGGCTCCGATTCATATGCTCTAAAGAATGGAGATAGTTTATACTTTGACGCTTCTTTATCACATTCCTTCAAAAATAAGAGTAAAACGGATGCCGAAGCGATATGCATAATTTCGCCACCGGCCCTTTAA
- a CDS encoding tetratricopeptide repeat protein has protein sequence MKTNRIICFLLTVLLSCWCSLSECEEQAVHSELDFARKAINDGFYGLAESKLSALLVTGIPKQIEGEVHLLLGRVYFEQDLPAKALTEFNLVLDNFQKGELSAAASYWIAEVYFAEGDYKQALSHYQQVMKSYSTSEYAPFAYYSEAWCYEKMGEYQVAIEAFREVVELYDTSELAVKAKYKIAEILYKSSLYREAITELKSFVKEYPVNERIFDAYYMLGDCHYKLEEFPEAIVDLKNALQGRIDKPWSAIAEYKIARSYLETGDPSTAKGWFEMSAEDARQPSAKSAALMGAASIHLKNAEEGTDPGAMENAIGLYNRIIDNIPQNEWTDDAHYWKGEILYRKGELREAVNVYEQALNRFPNGEFSDEMNYNLGWVYLGLGEEQNALECFDRTVERSDNEDLVVSALCSIGDILQGSGKNDQAVDVYDRVLRDFPNSILADSAQYEVGTLLKKMNRTDAAILAFRSLLVNFPRSGLLDKAHYQLGELYAQKGDYVSSIGQYDRIINDFRKSALVNEARLKKANSLYNAARYDEAAKIYEKLIKLSDMDDDLAQRARYHAGWTYYKMGKEKKALEIFDQIPDQPGGNRFLPGAKLWFGEYFYKKGDFQKARRYLKEVIDEYPDSTFADDAAYTLGWALYDDDRIQESLEQFQGIVKERPGSKWAPRAILALGDIHKKKADYLKAVSKYKTLIKNYPDSGITNIANNRIGLILKLQEKYPLAVEYFRVALTRENSDINAQIQFDIAECLERAGDLEEAVGAYMKVEYDYPRGEFWVMRAHLKCAELLERMGEYKRAFTIYQKLSEGEGQEARIAKEKLKLLGQYAR, from the coding sequence ATGAAAACCAACAGGATCATTTGCTTTTTGCTCACGGTTTTGCTATCGTGCTGGTGTTCTTTATCCGAGTGTGAGGAACAGGCAGTACACTCGGAACTGGATTTTGCCCGCAAAGCCATAAATGACGGTTTCTATGGCCTGGCTGAGTCAAAATTGAGCGCTTTGCTAGTGACGGGCATACCAAAACAGATCGAGGGTGAAGTACACCTTCTTTTGGGGCGGGTGTATTTCGAACAGGACCTACCGGCAAAAGCGCTCACCGAATTCAACCTTGTTCTCGATAATTTCCAGAAAGGAGAGCTGTCCGCTGCGGCCTCTTACTGGATTGCTGAAGTATATTTTGCCGAAGGGGACTATAAGCAAGCCCTCTCGCATTACCAGCAGGTGATGAAGTCCTACTCGACAAGCGAATATGCCCCTTTTGCTTATTATTCAGAAGCATGGTGCTATGAGAAAATGGGTGAATATCAGGTCGCAATTGAAGCTTTCCGGGAAGTGGTAGAACTGTATGACACGAGCGAGCTTGCCGTTAAAGCCAAGTACAAAATAGCAGAGATACTCTATAAGTCCAGCCTATACCGGGAGGCAATTACTGAACTCAAATCATTCGTCAAAGAGTATCCGGTGAACGAACGCATATTCGATGCCTATTATATGCTGGGGGACTGCCACTATAAACTTGAAGAGTTCCCGGAGGCAATAGTTGATCTCAAAAACGCGTTGCAGGGAAGGATCGACAAGCCCTGGTCGGCGATAGCCGAGTATAAGATAGCGCGGTCATATCTGGAGACAGGGGATCCCTCGACAGCTAAAGGATGGTTCGAGATGTCCGCCGAAGACGCCCGGCAGCCCTCAGCAAAGAGTGCTGCTTTGATGGGAGCGGCCAGCATCCATCTTAAGAATGCGGAAGAGGGGACTGACCCCGGTGCGATGGAAAATGCGATCGGATTGTACAACAGGATAATAGATAATATCCCACAGAACGAATGGACGGATGACGCGCATTACTGGAAGGGTGAGATCCTCTATAGGAAAGGCGAGCTGCGCGAGGCGGTTAATGTCTACGAGCAGGCCCTTAACAGGTTTCCTAACGGCGAGTTCTCTGATGAAATGAACTATAATCTCGGCTGGGTCTATCTTGGCCTTGGAGAAGAGCAAAATGCTCTTGAGTGTTTTGACAGGACCGTTGAGCGGTCGGATAACGAGGATCTTGTTGTCAGCGCTCTGTGCAGTATAGGTGATATCCTCCAGGGTTCCGGAAAGAACGATCAGGCCGTCGATGTCTATGACCGCGTCCTGAGGGACTTTCCCAACAGTATTCTGGCCGACAGCGCACAATACGAGGTAGGCACTTTGCTCAAGAAGATGAACAGGACGGACGCGGCGATCCTGGCGTTCCGTTCTCTGCTGGTCAATTTCCCCCGATCAGGACTCCTCGATAAAGCGCACTATCAGCTGGGGGAGCTATACGCCCAGAAGGGAGACTACGTTTCGTCGATCGGCCAGTACGATCGCATAATCAATGACTTCCGCAAGAGTGCGCTGGTGAATGAGGCCCGCCTGAAAAAAGCTAATTCACTTTATAATGCAGCCAGATATGACGAAGCCGCGAAGATATACGAGAAACTGATCAAGTTATCGGATATGGATGATGACCTCGCGCAAAGAGCCAGATATCACGCCGGCTGGACATATTATAAGATGGGTAAGGAGAAAAAAGCGCTTGAGATATTCGATCAGATCCCCGATCAGCCCGGCGGAAATCGTTTTTTACCCGGAGCGAAGCTCTGGTTTGGTGAATACTTCTACAAGAAAGGTGATTTTCAGAAAGCTCGGAGATATCTGAAAGAAGTTATCGACGAATATCCGGACAGTACTTTTGCTGATGATGCCGCATATACATTGGGATGGGCGCTATATGATGATGACCGTATCCAGGAAAGCCTTGAACAATTCCAGGGGATAGTGAAGGAGCGGCCCGGCAGTAAATGGGCGCCAAGGGCAATATTGGCTCTCGGGGATATCCATAAAAAGAAAGCGGATTACTTAAAGGCAGTATCCAAATATAAAACCCTCATTAAGAATTACCCCGATAGCGGCATAACGAATATCGCGAATAATCGCATCGGGCTTATTCTCAAACTGCAGGAGAAATATCCTCTGGCGGTTGAGTATTTCCGTGTAGCGCTTACCAGGGAGAATTCGGATATCAACGCCCAGATTCAGTTCGATATCGCGGAATGTCTGGAAAGAGCTGGCGATCTGGAAGAAGCGGTGGGGGCGTACATGAAAGTCGAGTATGACTATCCCCGCGGTGAATTCTGGGTTATGCGCGCGCATCTAAAGTGCGCCGAACTTCTTGAGAGAATGGGTGAATATAAAAGAGCCTTCACCATATACCAGAAACTCTCCGAAGGAGAGGGCCAGGAGGCTCGAATTGCCAAAGAGAAACTTAAACTTTTAGGTCAATATGCCAGATAA
- a CDS encoding MotA/TolQ/ExbB proton channel family protein, with translation MWDLIVKGGPLMFLIIMCSVIAFAVVLEKLWHLRRAEINTEDFMEDIAETLKRNRIVEAIDKCNAMPGPIAQILKAGILKHDRPRTEIKEAIEDAGLHEVPRLEKNLSALATIAHITPLLGLLGTVTGMVRSFQVIEQKATALMSVNPGDLAGGIWEALITTVAGLAVAIPTYVAYNFLVSKVDGFVLEMEKSATDVINILGIKRDEDEI, from the coding sequence ATGTGGGATCTTATAGTTAAAGGCGGACCGTTGATGTTTCTTATAATCATGTGTTCAGTGATCGCTTTTGCGGTCGTTCTGGAGAAGCTGTGGCATTTGCGGCGAGCGGAAATAAATACCGAGGATTTCATGGAGGATATAGCCGAGACACTTAAACGGAATAGAATAGTCGAGGCGATAGATAAATGCAATGCCATGCCAGGGCCGATCGCGCAGATCCTGAAAGCGGGAATACTTAAACACGACAGACCCCGCACGGAAATCAAGGAAGCTATAGAAGACGCCGGACTTCATGAAGTGCCAAGACTTGAGAAGAACCTCAGTGCTCTGGCGACAATAGCCCATATAACTCCGCTATTGGGACTACTGGGTACCGTAACGGGTATGGTGCGCTCATTTCAGGTAATTGAACAGAAAGCCACTGCTTTAATGTCCGTGAACCCTGGAGACCTGGCCGGCGGGATATGGGAGGCGCTTATCACTACTGTAGCCGGTCTGGCTGTCGCTATACCCACTTACGTGGCCTATAATTTTCTGGTGAGCAAGGTTGACGGGTTCGTTCTGGAGATGGAGAAAAGCGCAACAGATGTCATAAACATACTCGGCATCAAGAGGGATGAAGATGAAATTTAA
- the amrB gene encoding AmmeMemoRadiSam system protein B → MKIKHILIVFFLLSFVFPVRDLDAKHADLAGRWYSPVPERLRAELEGYLDKARPGKLNGRVIGVIAPHAGYRYSGPVAAFAFKALMENPPEKLVIVGFTHRRYFPNRISVLTDEYFVTPLGKAHIDRPLSEELISYSERIGYMPQAFISENSVEMEVPFAQVALDDPRLVLVALGDQSKANSDHLADALYEVLKDEENYAILASADMCHHKPYDVAKRIDADTIEAIETFDPDRFYAKSLRDENDQRMCGYGAVYAVMKASKRLGADKVKLLKYANSGDTSGMKDRVVGYMSAAFIKSDISDDRERSTGKDKETSMYDKSQRKELLKIARDTIRHYLETGERLEVEVVDEALQQEMGAFVTLHKNGALRGCIGHMVAKGPLYLAVRDMAIAAAVEDPRFPPLKASELDEVDIEISALSPMVKIEDHEDIEMGKHGVMVRMGWRSGVYLPQVAEETGWSREQFMNSLCAHKAGIPPNAWKTGQCDIYVFTAEVFGEKELSE, encoded by the coding sequence ATGAAGATAAAACACATACTGATAGTATTCTTCCTGTTATCTTTTGTTTTTCCCGTACGGGACCTGGATGCAAAACACGCAGACCTGGCGGGCAGGTGGTATTCCCCCGTTCCTGAACGTTTGAGGGCGGAGCTTGAAGGTTATCTGGATAAGGCCCGTCCCGGCAAATTGAATGGCAGGGTTATAGGGGTTATAGCACCTCACGCGGGCTACAGGTATTCGGGGCCTGTGGCGGCATTTGCTTTTAAGGCTCTCATGGAAAATCCCCCCGAAAAGCTTGTGATTGTCGGGTTTACTCACAGAAGATATTTCCCGAACAGGATTTCCGTCCTCACGGATGAATATTTCGTCACTCCCTTAGGCAAAGCCCACATAGACAGACCCCTTTCCGAGGAGCTCATCTCTTACAGTGAGCGGATCGGGTATATGCCCCAGGCTTTTATATCGGAAAATTCCGTGGAGATGGAAGTGCCTTTCGCGCAGGTCGCGCTGGATGATCCGCGACTGGTCCTGGTAGCACTTGGCGACCAGTCCAAGGCCAACTCCGACCATCTGGCCGATGCTTTGTACGAAGTCCTGAAAGACGAGGAGAATTATGCCATTCTGGCGAGCGCCGACATGTGTCACCACAAGCCTTACGATGTGGCCAAGAGGATCGATGCCGACACGATCGAAGCTATAGAGACTTTTGACCCGGACAGGTTTTACGCAAAGAGCTTAAGGGACGAAAATGACCAGAGGATGTGCGGGTACGGGGCTGTTTACGCCGTGATGAAAGCATCCAAAAGGCTGGGGGCTGACAAGGTGAAGCTGCTCAAATACGCTAATTCGGGCGATACCTCCGGCATGAAAGACAGGGTAGTAGGCTATATGAGCGCGGCTTTCATTAAGAGCGATATCTCAGATGACAGAGAACGGTCCACGGGAAAAGACAAGGAGACCAGTATGTACGATAAATCCCAGAGAAAAGAGCTTTTGAAGATAGCCAGAGATACTATCAGGCATTATCTGGAAACGGGCGAAAGGCTGGAAGTAGAGGTTGTAGACGAGGCTCTCCAGCAGGAGATGGGCGCTTTCGTGACCCTGCACAAGAACGGTGCGTTGAGGGGATGCATAGGCCACATGGTGGCTAAAGGGCCTCTTTACCTTGCGGTCCGGGATATGGCCATAGCAGCAGCGGTGGAGGACCCCAGGTTCCCTCCTCTAAAAGCGAGTGAACTGGACGAAGTGGATATAGAGATATCCGCGCTTTCGCCTATGGTGAAGATCGAGGATCATGAAGACATAGAGATGGGCAAGCACGGCGTAATGGTTCGTATGGGGTGGAGAAGCGGTGTATACCTGCCTCAGGTTGCCGAAGAGACCGGCTGGAGCAGGGAACAGTTCATGAACAGCCTGTGTGCGCATAAAGCCGGCATCCCGCCGAACGCCTGGAAGACCGGTCAATGCGACATCTACGTATTCACGGCTGAAGTTTTCGGTGAAAAAGAGTTATCCGAATGA
- a CDS encoding 16S rRNA (uracil(1498)-N(3))-methyltransferase: MSRFFVSPQKVRDNKILIDGEEAHHILDVMRMQDGDNVTVFDGTGNEYSGFIENSDRAAGRLTVRIVRTDKPSARRMPRVTLAQAIPKKSKMDYIVEKATELGVNRIIPLVTKRTIVRPDDRRRAKKVDRWKKLAVEAAKQCGRTDVPEIEQITQFSDMVSRMDQYDLVLFASLRDDTIPLRQSLEGFKNGDILVFIGPEGDFTPEEAEMACAGNCRFVSLGDRVLKSDTAGLALLSVLDYEFSE, encoded by the coding sequence ATGAGCAGGTTTTTTGTATCTCCCCAAAAAGTGCGCGATAATAAGATCCTGATAGACGGTGAAGAGGCCCACCACATCCTCGATGTGATGAGGATGCAGGACGGGGATAATGTGACCGTTTTTGACGGCACAGGCAATGAATATTCCGGATTTATAGAGAACAGCGACAGGGCGGCCGGAAGACTTACGGTCCGCATAGTCCGTACCGATAAACCGTCCGCCCGGCGAATGCCGCGGGTGACTTTGGCCCAGGCTATTCCCAAAAAGTCCAAAATGGATTACATTGTCGAAAAAGCCACAGAACTGGGAGTGAACCGTATCATACCTTTGGTTACTAAAAGAACTATCGTAAGACCGGATGACCGCCGGAGGGCCAAAAAAGTTGATAGGTGGAAAAAACTGGCAGTAGAGGCGGCAAAACAGTGCGGCCGGACGGATGTTCCTGAAATTGAACAGATCACCCAATTCAGTGATATGGTTAGCAGGATGGACCAGTATGACCTTGTTCTTTTTGCCTCTCTGAGGGATGATACCATACCGCTCAGGCAGTCTCTGGAAGGTTTCAAAAACGGAGATATACTTGTGTTTATCGGACCGGAAGGAGATTTTACCCCCGAAGAAGCTGAAATGGCCTGTGCGGGCAATTGCAGGTTCGTCTCTCTGGGTGACAGAGTTTTAAAAAGCGATACCGCCGGTCTGGCCCTTCTATCCGTTCTGGATTATGAATTTTCAGAATAA